The genomic stretch AGCCCTGTTCCAGCTGCATACCAAGCAGGTAAAAGTTGGCGGCTTTGCGTCCAAGCAAATACCCATGGAATAGCTCGCAGGTCTTCAAAACGGTCACTGCCTTTTCGGCTCATTGGACGAGACCCAATGTTAAGAGCACCTAACTCTGGTAACGGTGTTGCTTGTTTAAAATATGTTAAAAAGTCTGGATCTTCAAACACAAGATGCTGGTAATGAGCGAGCGCTTCTTTTGATGCAATGTTCATCGCTTCTTCCCACTGAGATGTACGCACGTCTGTTTGTTCAGCTTCAGACGACACTTTGGCAGCTGCTGTTAGCAAAGTTGAAACCGCTTGTTCCAAGCTTCGATGTGCAATGTCGTATAGCGAATAGCGAGAGGATAATACTTCCCCTTGTTCTGTAATTTTCACGCCGTCTCCTAACGTTTCAGCAGGTTGTGATAAAATGCTTCGGTTTAATGGACCACCGCCTCGACCAAGAGATCCACCTCGGCCATGGAAGAACTTAAGGCGCACGTTATAGCGCTTTGCCATATCATGAATTTCCTGCTGAGCTTTGTAGAGCTTCCAGTTTGCCGTTAACGTCCCGCCGTCCTTGCTTCCATCGGAATACCCCAGCATAATCTCTTGTAAATCATTTTGTTCTGCCAAATGTTTTCGATAAAAATCTAGCTGGAACAGTTCCTCCATAATTTTTGGCCCAGCTGTTAAGTCATCAATTGTTTCTAATAAAGGAGCAACGTTTAAATAACTTTCAATTTCTCCGTTGGCATGCAAACGATAAATCCCTGCTTCTTTTGCCAAAACCATCACTTCTAATAAATCGCTAGCTGATTGAGTCATGCTAATTAAGTAAACTTCAATCGAACGCTTTCCAAATTCTTCATGCGCGCGCTTTATCATTTGAAACGCTTCAATTATTTGCTTTGTTTCTGGCGAATAGTCTTCGGTGAACGAAATGAGTGGACGAGGGTCTTGTAAAATTCCGCTTAGCAGCTCCAACTTTTCTTTTTCTGTCAAGGAAGAATAGTCTTCTACAATGCCAACGGAATATAAGATCTCTTTAATCGCAGCTTCATGTTCACCGCTATGATTTCGAATATCAAGCGTTGCTAAATGGAAACCAAATAATTCTACTTGACGAATCAATTGACGAACGCTTTTTAACTCGTACTGCATTGGATGATGTAAACGTAAGCTTTTTTGAATAAGCTTAATATCGCTAAGTAGCTCGTCTGCTTGCTTATATCCACCTTCTTGTCCAACATTTTCTAACTTGTGAAGCATAATCGTTAATTTACAGCGATATACCTCATGAGGCACACGCCATCTTTTCTTTTGAGGCAGAAGCTGCTTTTCTTGTTCAACCGATTGCACCAAGTCATCTAAAATTAAAACTCGCTTTGTTGATTGACTTAGGCGCTCCCTTAAATTCAACAAAGCTGCTCTATACTTTCGAACTGCTACGCTACGATGCTTCGTTAAAGTTTGCCATGTTACCTTTGGTGTTACGTTCGGGTTACCATCTCTGTCTCCACCAATCCAAGATCCAAAACGCAGCACGTTTGGCACTTGCCACTGTTGTTCAGGATAGTAACGTTTTAATGAATCCTCTAGCTCTTGATGAATATGTGGTAATACCTCAAACAACGTTTCATCAAAATAATATAACCCATTTGCTACTTCGTCCATTACGCGCGGCTTACGATCTCGTAGTTCAGCTGTTTGCCATAAAACCATAACTTCGTTAAAAAGCTGCTCTTCTAGCTCTTCTCTTTCACGCTTTGTTACTGATTTTTGTTCAAATGCTTGTAAAATATCGGCGATTCGCTTATGAATGTCCAGCACACTTCTTCTCGTTGCTTCTGTTGGATGTGCTGTGATAATTAACTCTAAAGACAGCGTTTGGAGAAGTTTTGTGATAACATCTGCTGTTACGCCGCTATCTTTCAAATCACTGACTGCTTTTTCAAGTGAGCCAGGCTGTACATTTGCTTCTTCTTGCTGCTGATACTCACGTTTACGGCGAATGCGATGGTTTTGTTCCGCAATATTAACTAGATGAAAATAAACAGAAAACGCACGAATAACCTGCTGTCTCATTGGGTCCTCAATGCTTGTTATTTCAGATTTTAACTGTTCGTAGATATCCTGATCATTATGTTCACGAAGCATTTTGGCTACTTCACGTATTTTTTCAACTTTATTAAGTAAATCTTGGCCACCCTCATAAATTAAAACATTCCCTAGTAGTTGTCCGAGAAACTTGACGTCTCGACGCAATGCGACGCTGTTGTCTTGCTCAGTAGTTTGTAAAACCGTCATTTCTTCTTCCACCCCTTGACAAAAAATCTAACGTTTCATTTTTTAGAAAATTGAAACTAGTTATAGTATATCATAAATAAATTCAATTTTCATGTAAAAAAACCTAACATAGTTTTTATTATATAAAAAAACAGGTACTCACGACGTAGTACCTGCCATTACAAAGTTACATATCTGCACGTTTCATTCTATTTTCTTCTTCGCTTAAAAATTGTATAAAGTGAGCCATCATTGCAAGCGGCTGTGCTTTAATTCGCTCAATATATTCTTCTTTACGATAGGAAGAGACGACTTCACTTTTTTGAATGCGCTCAATGGCGTATTCTGCCCCTACCTTCTGCATTTCTTTACGCTTTAATTTGGTCTCTCTCGATAAAGCCATACCGATTGCTCCAATCAAAGCATAGATACCTAACATCGGTAGTGCTTCACGAGTAACGGGCTCAGTAAAGAGCATGAACCCTAAATTGAAGACTGAAACCGCAATAAGCGGCAGTGACCAAAACATATAGCGTGATACTTTCTTTGTAAAAGGTGACAGTTTTTCTTGAAGCTGTTCCACCTCTTTTTGAATATACGCTGACATTTGTAATGATAATAATTTCACAAAATCCCCAACCTTATATTTAAATATGTAAATAGCCGTTACCAATTAGGTAGCGGCATATCCATAACCTAAAAGACCTCTATCTGATTTGTTGGCAAGGTCTTGCTAACAACAAAATTGTTGCCAACAAAGCCGAGAGCATATGCTCTGTACTGACGACCTTGTTGTAAAAGCTACTCCCCTTAGAGCAACATCCTATAATGACTATCATTTTAGAAAATGTAAGTTTCCTTGTCAAATGTTTCGCTTTTTTACACTGCCATGCTATCATAGCCATACAAAAGAACTTTAGGAAGGAGTTTATGACATGCCAATTTCAAGTATTATGTATTCATATGTTGTCAGAAAAGTCGATCGTTTTCAGCAACATTATATAAAAAAGGAATACGAACTCCAGCTTTTCACTAATCAAGTAAAGTGTAATGCGCGGTCGTTCACACTTGAACAGGTTTTAGACATTTCATATAAACCTTTCTCTTCAGAAAAAGGTTTATTGTATTTACATACCCACCAAGGTGTTTTTAAATATGAAATTCAAGCAGACCCTTCAGCTTTTATTAATGAATATAAGCGCTTAAAGACAACATAAGGCATGAAAAAATGATTCTCTGAAACGAGTCATTTTCTCATGCCTTTTATTTACTTTCTTCTATAGATTAGCGGTTGATGTAAATATTTCTACACGATCCATAGCATCCATTACCTCTTCTTTTGTAAACTTCCCAATAAAACGAAGAGCCTCTTCTTCCTTGATTGCATGAGCTGCTACTAGCTGTTTTGCTTCTTCTTTTTCTGTAACCCCTAAATCTGAGAGAGTCCGCGGAAATTCTAACGCTTCGTAAAATGGCATAAGTTTCTTAACTACTTCTCGTTGATTTTCTAACATGAGCTGAACCAAAATACCATACGTTACTTTTTGACCATGAAGAACATGATGAGCTTCTTTAACAAAGCTAAGTCCGTTATGAACTGCGTGTGCACCTGATACCCGACCATACTGAACCGCGAATCCTCCAACGGTTCCAGCAATCATAATAATAGATTCTACTACTCGTGTAAATGCTGGAGTAACCTTCTGTTCTTGTAAACTTTTAATAGCAGCTTCGCTATCTGCCATCAATATATCTCTGATGTATTGCGCTTGATTAAGCCCGGAGTATACCATTGCTGAAAGCTCGTGGGCGTTTTTTGTATTTCGAATAATCGCATCTGCTTCGTACCATTTTGCTAGAGTATCTCCAATGCCGCTTTTAACATAGTTAACAGGAGATGAAAGAAGAAGCTTCGGGTCTACAACTGTTAAAAAGCTCGCTCTCTTATGGTAATCAACCCGAACATACTGCCCGTTTTCATCATACATCACGCTAAGAGGCGTTGTTGCTGCACATGTTCCAGGAACCGTTGGCACAAGAATAACTTCAACGTCTAAATAATCCGCTAACGATTTTGCACTATCTAATACAATACCTCCACCAATACCAATTACTAAATCAACGTTATAAAGTTCTTTTGCATAGATATGAATATCTTCATCATAACAATATCCTTTATGCTGAATAACCGGGATGTGTTCAGGCAACGCGCTGTATTGATTAAAAGCATCAAATGATTTGAATCCTGTAAAAACTACTGGCTTAGAAAAGCTGGCTATGTATTGGTCCATTTTCTTCGCAGCACCTATTTCACAAATATAGTGATTAGGACCACTTCTTACAATATTGGGTTCACTCATGTTGTCCTCCTTAACCGTTTCATAATTTTAAATTTTTCGTTAATTAACTCAGTATACGATAGAAGAATTTAGCATGCAAACCCTAAAAACCTTCACTTATGTAAAAGGCTTTCAAGGTCTTATTTCAACAACTTTTTAATGATGATTCTCTCCCAAACGCTCCACGGAAGCATACGTTTTAACCATACAGATACCTTAACCCCTTTACCAACAGGGTATCTAAGTTTTTTTAGC from Bacillus sp. 1780r2a1 encodes the following:
- the ppc gene encoding phosphoenolpyruvate carboxylase; the encoded protein is MTVLQTTEQDNSVALRRDVKFLGQLLGNVLIYEGGQDLLNKVEKIREVAKMLREHNDQDIYEQLKSEITSIEDPMRQQVIRAFSVYFHLVNIAEQNHRIRRKREYQQQEEANVQPGSLEKAVSDLKDSGVTADVITKLLQTLSLELIITAHPTEATRRSVLDIHKRIADILQAFEQKSVTKREREELEEQLFNEVMVLWQTAELRDRKPRVMDEVANGLYYFDETLFEVLPHIHQELEDSLKRYYPEQQWQVPNVLRFGSWIGGDRDGNPNVTPKVTWQTLTKHRSVAVRKYRAALLNLRERLSQSTKRVLILDDLVQSVEQEKQLLPQKKRWRVPHEVYRCKLTIMLHKLENVGQEGGYKQADELLSDIKLIQKSLRLHHPMQYELKSVRQLIRQVELFGFHLATLDIRNHSGEHEAAIKEILYSVGIVEDYSSLTEKEKLELLSGILQDPRPLISFTEDYSPETKQIIEAFQMIKRAHEEFGKRSIEVYLISMTQSASDLLEVMVLAKEAGIYRLHANGEIESYLNVAPLLETIDDLTAGPKIMEELFQLDFYRKHLAEQNDLQEIMLGYSDGSKDGGTLTANWKLYKAQQEIHDMAKRYNVRLKFFHGRGGSLGRGGGPLNRSILSQPAETLGDGVKITEQGEVLSSRYSLYDIAHRSLEQAVSTLLTAAAKVSSEAEQTDVRTSQWEEAMNIASKEALAHYQHLVFEDPDFLTYFKQATPLPELGALNIGSRPMSRKGSDRFEDLRAIPWVFAWTQSRQLLPAWYAAGTGLVHLIKKEGSLSLLQQMYKEWPFFRSTIDNLQMALTKADLMTAKNYTSMVEDKAIADRIFGAIEKEYTETKEAILQITNQEELMEHLPNIQSSIRLRNPYVDPLSFFQVELISKLRQADEEQADRLLQEVLLTINGIAAGLRNTG
- a CDS encoding YwnF family protein, translating into MKLLSLQMSAYIQKEVEQLQEKLSPFTKKVSRYMFWSLPLIAVSVFNLGFMLFTEPVTREALPMLGIYALIGAIGMALSRETKLKRKEMQKVGAEYAIERIQKSEVVSSYRKEEYIERIKAQPLAMMAHFIQFLSEEENRMKRADM
- a CDS encoding iron-containing alcohol dehydrogenase family protein — translated: MSEPNIVRSGPNHYICEIGAAKKMDQYIASFSKPVVFTGFKSFDAFNQYSALPEHIPVIQHKGYCYDEDIHIYAKELYNVDLVIGIGGGIVLDSAKSLADYLDVEVILVPTVPGTCAATTPLSVMYDENGQYVRVDYHKRASFLTVVDPKLLLSSPVNYVKSGIGDTLAKWYEADAIIRNTKNAHELSAMVYSGLNQAQYIRDILMADSEAAIKSLQEQKVTPAFTRVVESIIMIAGTVGGFAVQYGRVSGAHAVHNGLSFVKEAHHVLHGQKVTYGILVQLMLENQREVVKKLMPFYEALEFPRTLSDLGVTEKEEAKQLVAAHAIKEEEALRFIGKFTKEEVMDAMDRVEIFTSTANL
- a CDS encoding 3-isopropylmalate dehydratase, translating into MPISSIMYSYVVRKVDRFQQHYIKKEYELQLFTNQVKCNARSFTLEQVLDISYKPFSSEKGLLYLHTHQGVFKYEIQADPSAFINEYKRLKTT